In Pleuronectes platessa chromosome 4, fPlePla1.1, whole genome shotgun sequence, the following proteins share a genomic window:
- the camsap1b gene encoding calmodulin-regulated spectrin-associated protein 1-B isoform X2 translates to MDVDYCAGGDSTRRKVDLTVAEGTMDVTPLEMYDSARAKIAANLRWLFAKAYGIDHIPEDLRDPFYTDQYDQEHIKPPVIRLLLSCELYCRVCTLILKTEQAVSLQSHLSVIQALSRKGIYVVESDDTPVTDGDLSCVPIKMSSHMPMIDALMMAYTVEMISIEKVVASVKRFSTFSASKELPFDLEDTMVFWINKVNMKMREISEREHKVKHHPLESPSHQKVRYRREHASGRQQAFFPLLEELMRDVCDGAALLAVVHYYCPDLMKLDDICLKEVPSIADSLYNIQLLREFANEYLNKSFYLTTEDMLYSPPVLKHNVMVFIAELYWWFETVKPEFVQPRDLQEFKDARAIAQPKSARPSVPISNATKRSFLASPGVADNQTSPEVCNSKGGPAFSPSHPLLPLRQRQQKQQGEDGAGLRNRSNSLTQMDGQPRCSVTAWPEKRQRPVSTLNPYMLHSDGDADVASGDSVSLARSISKDSLASNVLNVTPKHQPSVHQPSQGAMRRVNGHGLLAKVNIEEDDKTIVAVARTESPAVPKQADGTQATAAAMSKPSTESKPAPDSFYLEPLMPAVIKTAKEKSVCLNKEEESGEVPRSSGRGSLHRGEGSTSAVRRKTSCTLNQTLPPTGEEADLSEEPCHSQSGLMPTATSSVAPSAREPAGGFYLHSDAEEPKCGTGLDPELEDLDEEEEDLDEASTTKDPNWPRKAFNEEDEEEESAKLQEDMNVKEHDDKDMNGGSGRSSPCLSAHSQASSMASGSVRMTSFAERKAQQQRFGSNHDLRSSASSSQRTTPDGSECSGPLSSSWRVKRDQSPSSPMGGSSRSGDGSGGVLASELVGLRMQLEEKRRAIEHQKKKMEMLSARQRQKLGKAAFLHIVKKGGGKSDTLPSALKAAISKEELNGEKGPSNKGGLSVEALRGDKEVVGAPPPGALEADKKGSSGSFYLEEELDLNECSRSIELLNDAIGSIQQQMMQMSLQQEMLMKQNVQSPPAGAAQPPPPHASDKNSDSKSGASFHFVEHSSGSNTAPTRKPPKLSSGRSSRPKPSELKIAKEQVRQVSRTLTSTKSGSETLPHMRHLAGGRSPRAEQPGSPRTPTAGEAIDRPGSGHIRSANFRLHDEANMRVPTRVDLTAVTASEVSFDDCLSSTLRESELNSSDGSGKENIPSEEVQRSRSHLIEVDLSELKDPEEEEGAEFNVTEGGDGEQKSGLGFFFKDEQKAEDELAKKRAAFLLKQQKKAEEARQRKQQFEVESELKRDEARRKAEEDRLRKEEEKTRRELIKQDYLQRKQQEIFEEQGHVKPKTPKPKQKHRHKPVLREESSSDTVSKCSSTPDNLSSAQSGSSLSLASAATNEADSVNSGGAGSQRCDSVESFPGSRNSRTAERDWDNGSTASSITSMAEYTGPKLFKEPSAKSNKPIIHNAISHCCLAGKVNEPQKNQILEELEKCESNHLMILFRDGGCQFRALYSFFPDTEEIQKVTGTGPKSISKKMIDKLYKYSSDRRQFTVIPAKTVSVSVDALTIHNHLWHVKRGTVPKKSVK, encoded by the exons ACCATATTCCAGAGGACTTAAGGGACCCATTCTACACGGATCAATATGACCAGGAACACATAAAGCCGCCTGTCATCCGCCTACTGCTGTCCTGTGAGCTCTACTGCCGTGTCTGCACCCTCATCCTCAAGACGGAGCAGGCGGTGTCTCTTCAGTCCCACCTGTCCGTCATCCAGGCCCTGTCCAGAAAGGGCATTTATGTCGTGGAGAGTGACGATACGCCCGTCACAGATGGAGACCTGTCCTGTGTGCCCATCAAAATG agTTCTCACATGCCCATGATCGATGCCCTGATGATGGCCTACACAGTGGAGATGATTAGCATCGAGAAAGTGGTGGCTTCCGTCAAGCGCTTCTCCACCTTCAGTGCCTCCAAGGAGCTGCCCTTTGACCTGGAGGACACTATGGTCTTCTGGATCAACAAG GTCAACATGAAGATGAGAGAAATATCGGAAAGGGAACACAAAGTCAAGCATCACCCTTTGGAATCCCCCAGCCACCAAAAG GTGCGATATCGCCGGGAGCATGCTTCAGGCCGACAGCAGGCCTTCTTCCCACTGCTGGAGGAACTGATGAGGGATGTCTGTGATGGAGCTGCACTGCTCGCTGTGGTTCACTACTACTGCCCAGACCTCATGAAGCTGGATG ACATTTGCCTGAAGGAAGTGCCCTCCATCGCTGATAGCCTGTACAACATCCAGCTGCTCAGAGAGTTCGCCAACGAGTATCTGAATAAAAGTTTCTATCTGACAACGGAGGACATGCTCTACTCGCCCCCCGTGCTCAAG CACAATGTGATGGTGTTCATCGCTGAGCTCTACTGGTGGTTTGAAACTGTCAAACCAGAGTTTGTCCAGCCCAGAGATCTCCAAGAGTTTAAAGATG CTCGAGCCATAGCTCAGCCCAAGAGTGCCCGTCCATCAGTGCCCATTTCCAACGCCACCAAGCGCAGCTTCCTGGCCAGTCCTGGCGTGGCTGATAACCAGACCAGCCCTGAAGTCTGTAACAG TAAAGGGGGTCCAGCCTTCAGTCCTTCCCACCCACTACTGCCCCTGCGACAGAgacagcagaagcagcagggaGAGGATGGAGCAG GTCTGAGAAACCGCTCAAATTCTCTGACTCAGATGGACGGACAGCCCAGATGTTCTGTCACTGCATGGCCAGAAAAGAGGCAAAG accaGTGTCCACACTGAATCCCTACATGTTGCATTCAGACGGTGATGCAGATGTGGCCTCTGGAGACAGCGTGAGTCTGGCTCGCTCCATAAGTAAAGACAGCCTGGCATCGAACGTCCTCAACGTCACACCCAAACACCAGCCCTCTGTCCACCAGCCCTCGCAGGGTGCAATGCGCAGAGTCAACGGCCACGGCCTGCTGGCCAAGGTCAACATTGAAGAGGACGACAAAACTATTGTGGCAGTCGCACGGACTGAATCTCCCGCCGTCCCCAAACAGGCTGACGGGACACAAGCGACTGCCGCAGCGATGTCTAAACCTTCCACCGAGTCCAAACCTGCACCAGATAGCTTTTACCTAGAACCACTGATGCCTGCCGTTATCAAAACGGCTAAAGAAAAGTCTGTATGCCtaaacaaggaggaggagagcggtgAGGTGCCCCGCTCCTCAGGACGGGGATCTTTACACAGAGGAGAAGGATCTACATCAGCAGTTCGTAGGAAAACATCCTGCACCCTAAACCAAACTCTTCCCCCTACAGGTGAGGAGGCAGACTTGTCAGAGGAGCCTTGCCACAGTCAGTCAGGTTTGATGCCCACTGCCACAAGCAGCGTGGCCCCCTCAGCCAGAGAGCCAGCTGGGGGTTTCTACCTGCATTCAGACGCTGAAGAACCAAAGTGTGGCACCGGCCTAGATCCTGAGCTGGAAGACctggacgaggaagaggaggatttgGATGAAGCGAGTACCACTAAAGACCCCAATTGGCCCAGGAAAGCCTTcaatgaggaagatgaagaagaagaatcagcCAAACTGCAAGAGGATATGAATGTGAAAGAGCATGATGACAAAGACATGAACGGAGGCAGTGGGCGTTCCAGCCCCTGTCTCAGCGCTCACTCCCAGGCCAGCAGCATGGCCAGTGGCAGCGTGCGCATGACCTCCTTCGCAGAGCGCAAAGCTCAGCAGCAGCGCTTCGGCAGCAACCACGACCTCCGCTCCAGTGCCTCCAGCTCCCAGAGGACCACCCCAGATGGATCAGAGTGCAGCGGGCCCCTGTCGTCCTCCTGGAGAGTTAAAAGAGACCAGAGCCCCTCCTCGCCCATGGGAGGAAGCTCTCGTTCAGGGGATGGTAGCGGTGGCGTCCTGGCTTCTGAACTTGTCGGGCTACGGatgcagctggaggagaagcgACGTGCCATTGAgcaccagaagaagaagatggagatgcTGTCGGCGAGGCAGAGGCAGAAGCTGGGAAAGGCAGCTTTCCTGCACATCGTAAAGAAAGGTGGAGGCAAGAGTGACACTTTACCCAGTGCGCTGAAGGCCGCCATCTCGAAAGAAGAGCTCAATGGAGAAAAAGGACCATCAAATAAAGGTGGCCTGTCTGTAGAGGCCCTGAGGGGCGACAAAGAGGTGGTGGGAGCCCCCCCGCCTGGTGCCTTAGAAGCAGATAAGAAAGGAAGCAGCGGCAGCTTCTATCTTGAGGAAGAGTTGGACCTAAACGAGTGCAGCCGCTCCATCGAGCTGCTGAACGACGCCATCGGCAGCATCCAGCAGCAGATGATGCAGATGTCACTACAACAGGAGATGTTGATGAAACAGAATGTacagtcgccccctgctggtgcagcccagcctcctcctcctcacgctAGTGACAAAAACAGTGACTCTAAGTCGGGGGCAAGCTTTCATTTTGTGGAGCACAGCTCTGGCAGTAACACCGCCCCCACCAGGAAACCCCCCAAGCTGAGCTCAGGCCGGAGCTCCAGGCCCAAACCATCAGAGCTAAAAATAGCCAAGGAGCAAGTCCGGCAGGTGTCCAGAACCCTCACCTCCACAAAGAGTGGGTCAGAGACTTTACCACACATGAGGCATTTAGCCGGGGGCAGGTCCCCCAGGGCCGAGCAGCCCGGCAGCCCCAGAACCCCCACAGCAGGAGAGGCCATCGACAGGCCGGGCTCCGGCCACATTCGCAGCGCCAACTTCAGGCTTCATGACGAGGCTAACATGCGTGTGCCGACCCGAGTGGACCTGACGGCGGTGACGGCCTCAGAAGTTTCCTTTGACGACTGCCTGTCCAGCACCCTGAGAGAGTCTGAGCTCAACTCTTCAGACGGTTCGGGGAAAGAGAACATTCCATCAGAGGAGGTGCAGCGCAGCAGATCCCACCTGATCGAGGTGGATCTGTCTGAGCTGAAGGatcctgaggaagaggagggtgctGAGTTTAACGTCACAGAAGGAGGGGATGGAGAGCAGAAGTCAGGCCTGGGCTTCTTCTTCAAG GACGAGCAGAAGGCCGAGGATGAGCTGGCGAAGAAAAGAGCAGCGTTTTTGCTGAAGCAGCAGAAAAAAGCTGAGGAGGCTCGACAACGTAAACAACAGTTTGAAGTCGAATCTGAGCTGAAACGAGATGAAGCAAG ACGGAAGGCGGAGGAGGATCGCCTgcggaaagaagaggagaagacgaGGCGGGAGCTGATTAAGCAGGACTATctgcagaggaagcagcaggagatcttcGAGGAGCAGGGACATGTGAAGCCCAAAACACCCAAACCgaagcagaaacacagacacaagccgGTGCTCCGAGAGGAATCCTCCAGCGACACTGTCTCCAAGTGCTCTTCCACAC CCGACAACCTGAGCTCGGCCCAGTCAGGATCCAGTCTGTCTCTGGCCTCCGCCGCCACCAACGAGGCCGACAGCGTCAACTCTGGAGGAGCAGGCTCTCAGCG CTGTGACTCTGTGGAGTCGTTTCCTGGAAGTCGTAACAGTCGAACTGCAGAACGCGACTGGGACAACGGCTCCACTGCTTCCTCCATCACTTCCATGGCTGAATACACTG gtccCAAACTGTTCAAGGAGCCCAGCGCCAAGTCGAACAAGCCGATCATCCACAACGCCATCTCTCACTGCTGCCTGGCCGGCAAAGTCAACGAGCCCCAGAAGAACCAGATCCTCGAG gagctggagaagtgCGAGTCCAACCACCTGATGATCCTGTTCCGTGACGGCGGCTGTCAGTTCCGAGCGCTCTACTCCTTCTTCCCCGACACCGAGGAGATCCAGAAGGTGACCGGCACCGGACCCAAGAGCATCAGCAAGAAGATGATCGACAAGCTGTACAAGTACAGCTCGGACCGCAGGCAGTTCACCGTCATTCCTGCCAAGACTGTGTCGGTGAGCGTGGACGCCCTGACCATCCACAACCACCTGTGGCACGTCAAGAGGGGTACTGTGCCAAAGAAAAGTGTAAAATAG
- the camsap1b gene encoding calmodulin-regulated spectrin-associated protein 1-B isoform X1 — translation MDVDYCAGGDSTRRKVDLTVAEGTMDVTPLEMYDSARAKIAANLRWLFAKAYGIDHIPEDLRDPFYTDQYDQEHIKPPVIRLLLSCELYCRVCTLILKTEQAVSLQSHLSVIQALSRKGIYVVESDDTPVTDGDLSCVPIKMSSHMPMIDALMMAYTVEMISIEKVVASVKRFSTFSASKELPFDLEDTMVFWINKVNMKMREISEREHKVKHHPLESPSHQKVRYRREHASGRQQAFFPLLEELMRDVCDGAALLAVVHYYCPDLMKLDDICLKEVPSIADSLYNIQLLREFANEYLNKSFYLTTEDMLYSPPVLKHNVMVFIAELYWWFETVKPEFVQPRDLQEFKDARAIAQPKSARPSVPISNATKRSFLASPGVADNQTSPEVCNRYFLHPEDSDPLKGGPAFSPSHPLLPLRQRQQKQQGEDGAGLRNRSNSLTQMDGQPRCSVTAWPEKRQRPVSTLNPYMLHSDGDADVASGDSVSLARSISKDSLASNVLNVTPKHQPSVHQPSQGAMRRVNGHGLLAKVNIEEDDKTIVAVARTESPAVPKQADGTQATAAAMSKPSTESKPAPDSFYLEPLMPAVIKTAKEKSVCLNKEEESGEVPRSSGRGSLHRGEGSTSAVRRKTSCTLNQTLPPTGEEADLSEEPCHSQSGLMPTATSSVAPSAREPAGGFYLHSDAEEPKCGTGLDPELEDLDEEEEDLDEASTTKDPNWPRKAFNEEDEEEESAKLQEDMNVKEHDDKDMNGGSGRSSPCLSAHSQASSMASGSVRMTSFAERKAQQQRFGSNHDLRSSASSSQRTTPDGSECSGPLSSSWRVKRDQSPSSPMGGSSRSGDGSGGVLASELVGLRMQLEEKRRAIEHQKKKMEMLSARQRQKLGKAAFLHIVKKGGGKSDTLPSALKAAISKEELNGEKGPSNKGGLSVEALRGDKEVVGAPPPGALEADKKGSSGSFYLEEELDLNECSRSIELLNDAIGSIQQQMMQMSLQQEMLMKQNVQSPPAGAAQPPPPHASDKNSDSKSGASFHFVEHSSGSNTAPTRKPPKLSSGRSSRPKPSELKIAKEQVRQVSRTLTSTKSGSETLPHMRHLAGGRSPRAEQPGSPRTPTAGEAIDRPGSGHIRSANFRLHDEANMRVPTRVDLTAVTASEVSFDDCLSSTLRESELNSSDGSGKENIPSEEVQRSRSHLIEVDLSELKDPEEEEGAEFNVTEGGDGEQKSGLGFFFKDEQKAEDELAKKRAAFLLKQQKKAEEARQRKQQFEVESELKRDEARRKAEEDRLRKEEEKTRRELIKQDYLQRKQQEIFEEQGHVKPKTPKPKQKHRHKPVLREESSSDTVSKCSSTPDNLSSAQSGSSLSLASAATNEADSVNSGGAGSQRCDSVESFPGSRNSRTAERDWDNGSTASSITSMAEYTGPKLFKEPSAKSNKPIIHNAISHCCLAGKVNEPQKNQILEELEKCESNHLMILFRDGGCQFRALYSFFPDTEEIQKVTGTGPKSISKKMIDKLYKYSSDRRQFTVIPAKTVSVSVDALTIHNHLWHVKRGTVPKKSVK, via the exons ACCATATTCCAGAGGACTTAAGGGACCCATTCTACACGGATCAATATGACCAGGAACACATAAAGCCGCCTGTCATCCGCCTACTGCTGTCCTGTGAGCTCTACTGCCGTGTCTGCACCCTCATCCTCAAGACGGAGCAGGCGGTGTCTCTTCAGTCCCACCTGTCCGTCATCCAGGCCCTGTCCAGAAAGGGCATTTATGTCGTGGAGAGTGACGATACGCCCGTCACAGATGGAGACCTGTCCTGTGTGCCCATCAAAATG agTTCTCACATGCCCATGATCGATGCCCTGATGATGGCCTACACAGTGGAGATGATTAGCATCGAGAAAGTGGTGGCTTCCGTCAAGCGCTTCTCCACCTTCAGTGCCTCCAAGGAGCTGCCCTTTGACCTGGAGGACACTATGGTCTTCTGGATCAACAAG GTCAACATGAAGATGAGAGAAATATCGGAAAGGGAACACAAAGTCAAGCATCACCCTTTGGAATCCCCCAGCCACCAAAAG GTGCGATATCGCCGGGAGCATGCTTCAGGCCGACAGCAGGCCTTCTTCCCACTGCTGGAGGAACTGATGAGGGATGTCTGTGATGGAGCTGCACTGCTCGCTGTGGTTCACTACTACTGCCCAGACCTCATGAAGCTGGATG ACATTTGCCTGAAGGAAGTGCCCTCCATCGCTGATAGCCTGTACAACATCCAGCTGCTCAGAGAGTTCGCCAACGAGTATCTGAATAAAAGTTTCTATCTGACAACGGAGGACATGCTCTACTCGCCCCCCGTGCTCAAG CACAATGTGATGGTGTTCATCGCTGAGCTCTACTGGTGGTTTGAAACTGTCAAACCAGAGTTTGTCCAGCCCAGAGATCTCCAAGAGTTTAAAGATG CTCGAGCCATAGCTCAGCCCAAGAGTGCCCGTCCATCAGTGCCCATTTCCAACGCCACCAAGCGCAGCTTCCTGGCCAGTCCTGGCGTGGCTGATAACCAGACCAGCCCTGAAGTCTGTAACAGGTACTTCCTGCACCCTGAAGACTCTGACCCCCT TAAAGGGGGTCCAGCCTTCAGTCCTTCCCACCCACTACTGCCCCTGCGACAGAgacagcagaagcagcagggaGAGGATGGAGCAG GTCTGAGAAACCGCTCAAATTCTCTGACTCAGATGGACGGACAGCCCAGATGTTCTGTCACTGCATGGCCAGAAAAGAGGCAAAG accaGTGTCCACACTGAATCCCTACATGTTGCATTCAGACGGTGATGCAGATGTGGCCTCTGGAGACAGCGTGAGTCTGGCTCGCTCCATAAGTAAAGACAGCCTGGCATCGAACGTCCTCAACGTCACACCCAAACACCAGCCCTCTGTCCACCAGCCCTCGCAGGGTGCAATGCGCAGAGTCAACGGCCACGGCCTGCTGGCCAAGGTCAACATTGAAGAGGACGACAAAACTATTGTGGCAGTCGCACGGACTGAATCTCCCGCCGTCCCCAAACAGGCTGACGGGACACAAGCGACTGCCGCAGCGATGTCTAAACCTTCCACCGAGTCCAAACCTGCACCAGATAGCTTTTACCTAGAACCACTGATGCCTGCCGTTATCAAAACGGCTAAAGAAAAGTCTGTATGCCtaaacaaggaggaggagagcggtgAGGTGCCCCGCTCCTCAGGACGGGGATCTTTACACAGAGGAGAAGGATCTACATCAGCAGTTCGTAGGAAAACATCCTGCACCCTAAACCAAACTCTTCCCCCTACAGGTGAGGAGGCAGACTTGTCAGAGGAGCCTTGCCACAGTCAGTCAGGTTTGATGCCCACTGCCACAAGCAGCGTGGCCCCCTCAGCCAGAGAGCCAGCTGGGGGTTTCTACCTGCATTCAGACGCTGAAGAACCAAAGTGTGGCACCGGCCTAGATCCTGAGCTGGAAGACctggacgaggaagaggaggatttgGATGAAGCGAGTACCACTAAAGACCCCAATTGGCCCAGGAAAGCCTTcaatgaggaagatgaagaagaagaatcagcCAAACTGCAAGAGGATATGAATGTGAAAGAGCATGATGACAAAGACATGAACGGAGGCAGTGGGCGTTCCAGCCCCTGTCTCAGCGCTCACTCCCAGGCCAGCAGCATGGCCAGTGGCAGCGTGCGCATGACCTCCTTCGCAGAGCGCAAAGCTCAGCAGCAGCGCTTCGGCAGCAACCACGACCTCCGCTCCAGTGCCTCCAGCTCCCAGAGGACCACCCCAGATGGATCAGAGTGCAGCGGGCCCCTGTCGTCCTCCTGGAGAGTTAAAAGAGACCAGAGCCCCTCCTCGCCCATGGGAGGAAGCTCTCGTTCAGGGGATGGTAGCGGTGGCGTCCTGGCTTCTGAACTTGTCGGGCTACGGatgcagctggaggagaagcgACGTGCCATTGAgcaccagaagaagaagatggagatgcTGTCGGCGAGGCAGAGGCAGAAGCTGGGAAAGGCAGCTTTCCTGCACATCGTAAAGAAAGGTGGAGGCAAGAGTGACACTTTACCCAGTGCGCTGAAGGCCGCCATCTCGAAAGAAGAGCTCAATGGAGAAAAAGGACCATCAAATAAAGGTGGCCTGTCTGTAGAGGCCCTGAGGGGCGACAAAGAGGTGGTGGGAGCCCCCCCGCCTGGTGCCTTAGAAGCAGATAAGAAAGGAAGCAGCGGCAGCTTCTATCTTGAGGAAGAGTTGGACCTAAACGAGTGCAGCCGCTCCATCGAGCTGCTGAACGACGCCATCGGCAGCATCCAGCAGCAGATGATGCAGATGTCACTACAACAGGAGATGTTGATGAAACAGAATGTacagtcgccccctgctggtgcagcccagcctcctcctcctcacgctAGTGACAAAAACAGTGACTCTAAGTCGGGGGCAAGCTTTCATTTTGTGGAGCACAGCTCTGGCAGTAACACCGCCCCCACCAGGAAACCCCCCAAGCTGAGCTCAGGCCGGAGCTCCAGGCCCAAACCATCAGAGCTAAAAATAGCCAAGGAGCAAGTCCGGCAGGTGTCCAGAACCCTCACCTCCACAAAGAGTGGGTCAGAGACTTTACCACACATGAGGCATTTAGCCGGGGGCAGGTCCCCCAGGGCCGAGCAGCCCGGCAGCCCCAGAACCCCCACAGCAGGAGAGGCCATCGACAGGCCGGGCTCCGGCCACATTCGCAGCGCCAACTTCAGGCTTCATGACGAGGCTAACATGCGTGTGCCGACCCGAGTGGACCTGACGGCGGTGACGGCCTCAGAAGTTTCCTTTGACGACTGCCTGTCCAGCACCCTGAGAGAGTCTGAGCTCAACTCTTCAGACGGTTCGGGGAAAGAGAACATTCCATCAGAGGAGGTGCAGCGCAGCAGATCCCACCTGATCGAGGTGGATCTGTCTGAGCTGAAGGatcctgaggaagaggagggtgctGAGTTTAACGTCACAGAAGGAGGGGATGGAGAGCAGAAGTCAGGCCTGGGCTTCTTCTTCAAG GACGAGCAGAAGGCCGAGGATGAGCTGGCGAAGAAAAGAGCAGCGTTTTTGCTGAAGCAGCAGAAAAAAGCTGAGGAGGCTCGACAACGTAAACAACAGTTTGAAGTCGAATCTGAGCTGAAACGAGATGAAGCAAG ACGGAAGGCGGAGGAGGATCGCCTgcggaaagaagaggagaagacgaGGCGGGAGCTGATTAAGCAGGACTATctgcagaggaagcagcaggagatcttcGAGGAGCAGGGACATGTGAAGCCCAAAACACCCAAACCgaagcagaaacacagacacaagccgGTGCTCCGAGAGGAATCCTCCAGCGACACTGTCTCCAAGTGCTCTTCCACAC CCGACAACCTGAGCTCGGCCCAGTCAGGATCCAGTCTGTCTCTGGCCTCCGCCGCCACCAACGAGGCCGACAGCGTCAACTCTGGAGGAGCAGGCTCTCAGCG CTGTGACTCTGTGGAGTCGTTTCCTGGAAGTCGTAACAGTCGAACTGCAGAACGCGACTGGGACAACGGCTCCACTGCTTCCTCCATCACTTCCATGGCTGAATACACTG gtccCAAACTGTTCAAGGAGCCCAGCGCCAAGTCGAACAAGCCGATCATCCACAACGCCATCTCTCACTGCTGCCTGGCCGGCAAAGTCAACGAGCCCCAGAAGAACCAGATCCTCGAG gagctggagaagtgCGAGTCCAACCACCTGATGATCCTGTTCCGTGACGGCGGCTGTCAGTTCCGAGCGCTCTACTCCTTCTTCCCCGACACCGAGGAGATCCAGAAGGTGACCGGCACCGGACCCAAGAGCATCAGCAAGAAGATGATCGACAAGCTGTACAAGTACAGCTCGGACCGCAGGCAGTTCACCGTCATTCCTGCCAAGACTGTGTCGGTGAGCGTGGACGCCCTGACCATCCACAACCACCTGTGGCACGTCAAGAGGGGTACTGTGCCAAAGAAAAGTGTAAAATAG